In Acidobacteriota bacterium, the following proteins share a genomic window:
- a CDS encoding Gfo/Idh/MocA family oxidoreductase, with the protein MREPAFRAAVVGVGHLGRHHARILGAAPGVDLVAVVDVDLERARAVAADVGTVALPTVGEIEPPVDGVVVAVPTRDHVRVGLPLLEAGVAVLVEKPIAASIAEADRLIAAAAASGATLAVGHTERHNPAVTAALPLISAPRFIEVHRLASFQPRSLDIDVVFDVMIHDLDVVLSCVGSEPISIEAVGVPVLSPRIDIANARLRFANGCIANLTASRISRDRVRKLRVFQPHALVSVDYAEQQVETWKVKKGKGERMGIDGGRVEVRNAEPLERELEDFVRAARRRTSPRVTGADGRRALAVAQRIADAMTAGGDPSPVHGAA; encoded by the coding sequence ATGAGGGAGCCGGCCTTCCGCGCGGCGGTGGTCGGCGTCGGTCATCTGGGTCGCCACCACGCCCGCATTCTGGGCGCGGCCCCGGGGGTCGATCTCGTCGCGGTGGTCGATGTCGACCTGGAGCGGGCGCGGGCGGTCGCCGCCGACGTGGGTACGGTCGCGTTGCCTACCGTGGGCGAGATCGAGCCTCCGGTCGACGGGGTCGTGGTGGCCGTGCCTACCCGGGATCACGTCCGTGTCGGCCTGCCGCTGCTGGAGGCCGGCGTCGCGGTGCTGGTAGAGAAGCCGATCGCCGCGTCGATTGCCGAGGCCGACCGTCTGATCGCGGCCGCTGCCGCCTCGGGCGCCACGCTGGCGGTGGGGCACACCGAGCGGCACAACCCCGCGGTCACCGCGGCGCTGCCGTTGATTTCGGCTCCGCGCTTCATCGAGGTGCACCGCCTGGCGAGCTTTCAGCCCCGCAGCCTCGACATCGACGTCGTGTTCGACGTCATGATTCACGATCTCGACGTCGTGCTGTCCTGCGTCGGTTCCGAGCCGATCTCGATCGAGGCGGTCGGCGTCCCCGTGCTCAGCCCGCGGATCGATATCGCGAATGCCCGCCTGCGCTTCGCGAACGGTTGCATCGCGAATCTGACGGCCAGCCGGATCAGCCGGGATCGGGTCCGCAAGCTGCGCGTGTTTCAGCCCCACGCGCTCGTCTCGGTAGACTATGCGGAGCAGCAGGTCGAGACCTGGAAGGTCAAGAAGGGCAAGGGCGAGCGGATGGGCATCGACGGAGGACGGGTCGAGGTGAGGAACGCCGAGCCGCTCGAGCGGGAGTTGGAGGACTTCGTTCGCGCCGCGCGGCGCCGGACGTCTCCGCGCGTGACCGGCGCGGACGGCCGGCGGGCGCTTGCCGTCGCCCAGCGGATCGCGGACGCCATGACGGCCGGCGGCGATCCGTCGCCGGTGCACGGGGCCGCATGA
- a CDS encoding LpxI family protein, with amino-acid sequence MRIGLIAGNGQFPFLALDAARSLGHDVTVVAIREEADPSIEAAAAAGRPAAFHWVSLGQLGRCIDILKRANVTRALMAGQVKHTRIFSGIVPDLTLLSVLRRLRTRNTDALISAVADVLGTHGIQLVDSTAFLDPLLARSGTLTERAPNDEERGDLAFGYRMADAIAGLDIGQTIAVRQRAVVAVEAMEGTDEVIARAGRLAGAGFCVIKVAKPNQDMRFDVPVIGVPTIEALRAAGATVLSVDARRTVVLDGDRVFEAANGAGVSVVGRVVGAGAPPA; translated from the coding sequence ATGCGAATCGGCCTGATTGCAGGCAACGGCCAGTTTCCGTTTCTGGCGCTCGACGCGGCCCGCAGCCTCGGCCACGACGTCACGGTGGTCGCGATACGGGAAGAAGCGGATCCTTCGATCGAAGCGGCGGCCGCCGCGGGTCGGCCGGCCGCGTTTCACTGGGTCTCGCTCGGCCAGCTCGGCCGTTGCATCGACATTCTGAAACGCGCGAACGTCACCCGGGCGCTGATGGCGGGGCAGGTCAAGCACACCCGCATATTCTCGGGCATCGTTCCGGACCTCACCCTGCTGTCGGTGCTCCGGCGGCTGAGGACCCGCAACACCGACGCCTTGATCTCGGCGGTGGCGGACGTGCTCGGCACGCACGGGATTCAACTGGTCGACTCGACCGCGTTTCTCGACCCCCTTCTCGCGCGATCCGGCACGCTCACCGAGCGGGCTCCGAACGACGAGGAGCGCGGCGACCTCGCATTCGGCTACCGGATGGCGGATGCGATCGCCGGACTCGACATCGGCCAGACGATTGCCGTACGGCAGCGCGCCGTCGTGGCGGTCGAGGCGATGGAGGGCACCGACGAGGTCATCGCCCGAGCCGGACGGTTGGCCGGAGCCGGGTTCTGCGTCATCAAGGTCGCGAAGCCGAACCAGGACATGCGTTTCGACGTGCCGGTGATTGGCGTTCCGACGATTGAGGCGCTTCGCGCGGCCGGCGCCACCGTGCTGTCGGTCGATGCGCGTCGTACGGTGGTGCTGGACGGGGACCGCGTGTTCGAGGCCGCGAACGGCGCCGGCGTGTCGGTGGTGGGTCGGGTCGTCGGCGCGGGGGCGCCACCGGCATGA